A window of Equus caballus isolate H_3958 breed thoroughbred chromosome 10, TB-T2T, whole genome shotgun sequence contains these coding sequences:
- the PRRG2 gene encoding transmembrane gamma-carboxyglutamic acid protein 2 isoform X1, protein MRGHPSLLLLYLGLTTCLDTSAPGEQDQEVFLDSPEAQSFLGGRRRIPRANHWDLELLTPGNLERECQEERCSWEEARECFEDNTLTERFWEDYIYNGKGGRGRVDVAGLAVGLTSGILLIVLAGLGAFWYLHWRRRRGQQPSPQEAELVSPLSSLGPPTPLPPPPPLPPGLPTYEQALAASGVHDAPPPPYTSLRRPR, encoded by the exons ATGAGGGGCCACCCCTCTCTGCTGCTGCTATACCTGGGATTGACCACCTGCCTGGACACCTCAGCCCCTGGGGAGCAAGATCAAG AAGTCTTCCTGGACTCGCCTGAGGCCCAGAGCTTCCTGGGTGGCCGCAGACGGATCCCACGCGCCAATCACTGGGACCTGGAGCTGCTGACACCGGGGAACTTGGAACGAGAGTGTCAGGAGGAGAGGTGTTCCTGGGAGGAGGCGCGGGAGTGCTTTGAGGACAATACTCTGACG GAGCGCTTCTGGGAGGATTACATATACAACGGCAAAGGAG GGCGTGGACGAGTGGACGTAGCAGGCCTGGCTGTGGGACTGACCTCTGGCATCCTCCTCATTGTCCTCGCTGGCCTGGGAGCCTTTTGGTATCTGCACTGGCGTCGGCGTCGAGGCCAGCAGCCTAGTCCTCAAGA GGCCGAGCTCGTCAGCCCCCTGAGCTCTCTCGGCCCACCGACGCCCCTGCCCCCGCCTCCGCCCCTACCGCCGGGCCTCCCCACCTACGAGCAGGCGCTGGCCGCCTCGGGCGTGCACGACGCACCTCCGCCCCCTTACACCAG CCTCAGGAGGCCTCGCTGA
- the PRRG2 gene encoding transmembrane gamma-carboxyglutamic acid protein 2 isoform X2, whose translation MRGHPSLLLLYLGLTTCLDTSAPGEQDQVFLDSPEAQSFLGGRRRIPRANHWDLELLTPGNLERECQEERCSWEEARECFEDNTLTERFWEDYIYNGKGGRGRVDVAGLAVGLTSGILLIVLAGLGAFWYLHWRRRRGQQPSPQEAELVSPLSSLGPPTPLPPPPPLPPGLPTYEQALAASGVHDAPPPPYTSLRRPR comes from the exons ATGAGGGGCCACCCCTCTCTGCTGCTGCTATACCTGGGATTGACCACCTGCCTGGACACCTCAGCCCCTGGGGAGCAAGATCAAG TCTTCCTGGACTCGCCTGAGGCCCAGAGCTTCCTGGGTGGCCGCAGACGGATCCCACGCGCCAATCACTGGGACCTGGAGCTGCTGACACCGGGGAACTTGGAACGAGAGTGTCAGGAGGAGAGGTGTTCCTGGGAGGAGGCGCGGGAGTGCTTTGAGGACAATACTCTGACG GAGCGCTTCTGGGAGGATTACATATACAACGGCAAAGGAG GGCGTGGACGAGTGGACGTAGCAGGCCTGGCTGTGGGACTGACCTCTGGCATCCTCCTCATTGTCCTCGCTGGCCTGGGAGCCTTTTGGTATCTGCACTGGCGTCGGCGTCGAGGCCAGCAGCCTAGTCCTCAAGA GGCCGAGCTCGTCAGCCCCCTGAGCTCTCTCGGCCCACCGACGCCCCTGCCCCCGCCTCCGCCCCTACCGCCGGGCCTCCCCACCTACGAGCAGGCGCTGGCCGCCTCGGGCGTGCACGACGCACCTCCGCCCCCTTACACCAG CCTCAGGAGGCCTCGCTGA